The following proteins are encoded in a genomic region of Nicotiana sylvestris chromosome 4, ASM39365v2, whole genome shotgun sequence:
- the LOC104243384 gene encoding calcium-transporting ATPase 1 has product MEDYIKENFGEVKAKNSSEEALQRWRKLCWLVKNPKRRFRFTANLSKRFEARAIQRSNQEKLRVAVLVSQAALSFIQGVSYTVPEEVKSAGFQICADELGSIVEGHNLRKLKVHGAVQGIANKLSTSITDGICTSADLLNRRKEIYGINKFAESPQRGFWIFVWEALQDTTLMILAVCAFVSLVVGIMTEGWPKGAHDGLGIVASILLVVFVTATSDYRQSLQFKDLDKEKKKITVQVTRNGYRQKISIYDLLPGDVVHLAIGDQVPADGLFLSGFSLLIDESSLTGESEPINVTAENPFLLSGTKVRDGSAKMLITTVGMRTQWGKLMATLSEGGDDETPLQVKLNGVATIIGKIGLFFAVITFAVLVQGLYSHKLGKGSHWSWSMDDAQEMLEYFAIAVTIVVVAVPEGLPLAVTLSLAFAMKKMMNDKALVRHLAACETMGSATTICSDKTGTLTTNHMTVVKACICGKITEIESSKDGSKFCSEVPNSALRILIQSIFSNTGGEIVKNEGGKIEILGTPTEAALLEFGLLLGGNFQEERQSSTLVKVEPFNSTKKRMGVVIEVPGKGLRAHCKGASEIILAACDSVLSSSGEIVPLDEASINNLKDTIELFANEALRTLCLAYKDISDENPAENPIPFEGYTCIGIVGIKDPVRPGVKESVAICRSAGITVRMVTGDNINTAKAIARECGILTDDGIAIEGPVFRMKSDAELHEIIPKLQVMARSSPMDKHTLVKHLRTTFQEVVAVTGDGTNDAPALHEADIGLAMGIAGTEVAKESADVIILDDNFSTIVTVAKWGRSVYVNIQKFVQFQLTVNVVALIVNFSSACLTGNAPLTAVQLLWVNMIMDTLGALALATEPPNGDLMKRSPVGRKGNFISNVMWRNILGQSLYQFVVIWYLQTSGKALFHLDGSDANLILNTLIFNSFVFCQVFNEISSRDMEKINVFNGILNNYVFVSVLGCTVLFQIIIVEFLGTFASTCPLTWHQWFTSVAIGFLGMPIAAAIKMIPVGST; this is encoded by the exons ATGGAGGATTATATTAAGGAGAATTTTGGAGAAGTAAAAGCGAAGAACTCATCGGAGGAAGCGCTACAGAGGTGGAGGAAGCTGTGCTGGCTCGTGAAAAATCCGAAGCGTAGGTTCAGATTCACTGCGAACCTCTCCAAGCGCTTCGAAGCTCGCGCTATCCAGCGTTCCAATCAG GAGAAACTAAGAGTTGCTGTTCTGGTTTCACAAGCTGCACTTAGCTTTATCCAAG GAGTAAGTTACACTGTCCCAGAGGAAGTGAAATCTGCTGGGTTTCAAATATGTGCTGATGAGCTGGGATCAATAGTCGAGGGCCACAATTTGAGGAAGCTGAAAGTTCATGGTGCAGTACAGGGTATTGCAAACAAGTTATCAACATCAATCACCGATGGTATTTGTACTTCTGCTGATTTGCTTAACCGAAGAAAAGAAATTTATGGAATCAATAAATTTGCTGAGAGCCCACAAAGGGGCTTCTGGATTTTTGTATGGGAAGCACTTCAAGATACGACCCTTATGATACTTGCTGTATGTGCTTTTGTGTCTTTGGTTGTTGGCATAATGACTGAAGGATGGCCAAAAGGTGCACATGATGGACTTGGTATTGTTGCAAGTATCCTGCTGGTGGTATTTGTTACTGCTACAAGTGACTATAGACAATCTTTACAGTTTAAGGATTTAgataaagagaagaaaaagattaCAGTTCAGGTCACTAGAAATGGCTACAGGCAAAAAATATCAATATATGATTTACTTCCTGGTGATGTTGTTCATCTTGCTATTGGTGATCAGGTACCAGCTGATGGACTCTTCCTTTCTGGATTTTCTTTGTTGATAGATGAATCAAGTTTAACAGGAGAGAGTGAACCCATTAACGTGACTGCTGAAAATCCTTTTCTCCTATCTGGAACCAAAGTTCGTGATGGTTCTGCTAAAATGCTTATCACTACGGTTGGGATGAGAACTCAGTGGGGTAAACTGATGGCTACTCTCAGTGAAGGAGGAGACGATGAGACCCCATTGCAGGTTAAACTGAATGGAGTGGCAACTATTATTGGTAAAATAGGTCTGTTTTTTGCTGTCATCACATTTGCTGTCTTGGTGCAAGGCTTGTATAGCCACAAACTAGGGAAAGGGTCCCACTGGAGCTGGTCTATGGATGATGCCCAAGAAATGCTGGAATACTTTGCTATTGCAGTTACAATTGTTGTGGTTGCTGTTCCTGAGGGGCTTCCTTTAGCTGTGACATTGAGTCTGGCATTTGctatgaagaagatgatgaatgaTAAGGCACTTGTGCGCCATTTGGCTGCTTGTGAGACGATGGGTTCTGCAACTACCATCTGTAGCGACAAGACTGGGACACTAACGACTAATCATATGACAGTTGTAAAAGCATGCATTTGTGGTAAAATCACAGAAATCGAGAGCTCTAAGGATGGTTCTAAATTCTGCTCTGAAGTTCCTAATTCTGCATTGAGAATATTAATCCAGTCTATATTCAGTAACACTGGAGGAGAAATAGTTAAGAATGAAGGTGGAAAGATTGAAATCCTGGGAACACCGACTGAAGCTGCTCTTTTGGAATTTGGCCTTTTGCTTGGCGGGAATTTCCAGGAAGAGCGTCAATCATCAACACTTGTAAAGGTTGAGCCATTCAATTCAACGAAGAAGAGAATGGGTGTAGTTATAGAAGTTCCTGGAAAAGGTCTCCGTGCACACTGTAAAGGAGCATCTGAAATAATTTTGGCTGCATGTGACAGTGTCCTAAGCTCTAGCGGTGAGATTGTTCCTCTAGATGAAGCTTCAATTAACAATCTAAAAGATACAATTGAACTATTTGCTAATGAAGCTCTTCGAACTTTGTGCCTTGCCTACAAGGACATCAGTGATGAGAACCCTGCTGAAAATCCTATCCCCTTTGAGGGGTATACCTGCATAGGAATTGTAGGCATTAAAGATCCAGTTCGTCCTGGTGTCAAGGAGTCTGTCGCAATTTGCAGGTCAGCTGGAATCACCGTGAGAATGGTCACTGGAGACAACATAAATACTGCTAAAGCAATTGCTAGAGAATGTGGAATTCTGACTGATGATGGTATTGCAATCGAAGGTCCAGTGTTTAGGATGAAGAGTGATGCTGAGCTGCATGAAATTATTCCAAAGTTACAG gTCATGGCACGTTCTTCTCCAATGGATAAACATACGCTAGTGAAACATTTACGTACGACCTTCCAAGAAGTTGTTGCAGTGACTGGAGACGGCACTAATGATGCTCCTGCCCTTCATGAAGCAGATATAGGTCTTGCTATGGGCATTGCTGGGACTGAG GTAGCTAAAGAGAGTGCCGATGTCATAATTTTAGATGATAATTTCTCAACAATTGTGACTGTGGCCAAATGGGGGCGCTCAGTTTATGTGAATATTCAAAAGTTCGTTCAATTTCAGCTGACAGTAAATGTTGTTGCCTTGATTGTCAACTTTTCTTCAGCATGTTTGACAG GGAATGCTCCGCTTACTGCTGTTCAGCTTCTATGGGTTAACATGATAATGGACACACTGGGAGCTCTTGCTCTAGCTACTGAACCTCCTAATGGTGACTTGATGAAGCGATCCCCTGTAGGAAGGAAGGGGAACTTTATTAGCAATGTCATGTGGAGGAACATTTTGGGACAATCTCTTTACCAATTTGTAGTCATATGGTATCTTCAGACTTCAGGCAAAGCTCTCTTTCATCTTGATGGCTCAGATGCCAACTTGATTCTTAACACTCTCATTTTCAACTCATTTGTATTCTGTCAG GTGTTCAATGAGATTAGCTCTCGAGATATGGAAAAGATAAATGTCTTCAATGGTATATTGAACAACTATGTTTTCGTCAGCGTCCTTGGCTGTACAGTTCTATTCCAAATCATTATTGTTGAATTCCTTGGTACCTTTGCAAGCACTTGTCCACTTACATGGCACCAGTGGTTTACAAGTGTTGCAATTGGATTTCTTGGCATGCCGATTGCTGCTGCCATCAAGATGATCCCAGTAGGATCAACCTGA